The following is a genomic window from Apodemus sylvaticus chromosome 10, mApoSyl1.1, whole genome shotgun sequence.
ATACTTTTAAAGATTAACTTGAAAAGAGAGCTTTACAGAATGGGGATTATTgatcccattttacagacaatGAACCAACCCAGAAATTTCTAACTTGCCTAAAGTTATCCACGACAGCAGAGATTCTAACCCCGGCAGCTCAGTTCTAGGACCTACATCCTTGCATCATACCCAAATGtgctggggaggggaaagggaggtgtGAACAGGAAGTCTCTTCAGGACACGGAAAGCCTCTCAGGTACCCTTCCTCTCATGGAGAAATCCAGAGAAAGGCTGAGCTTTGGGCTCATAGATTGCCTTTAGCCCCTTCTCTCTCCAGTGAAGAATAAAGCCAGAAGAAAATGCTCCTGGTCTATGAAATCAGAGAAGTGGACAAGGTGGCCCCTACTTATCCTTCTGATAACCAGGTTTCTTGGATTCTACTGGCTCTGCAACTCCAGGTTGAGCTGAGCTCATCAAGGACGCTCAAGGCTGTAGATCCTTGGGTGTTAGTCAGGCTCAGGGCATGGCTAGGTGCATTGACATGAGGTGCTGGGAGGCTGCAGTCTCTGATCAAGGGCCCTGCCTCCCTGGAGACTCAAGGCCATTGCAGAAGCATAGTAACATCTGTGAAATTAGCTTGGACTTCTAGAAGGTCCACAGCCATAAGAAGTGCCCTTGCCATCAGTGCTAGGACAAGAAGGACATTAGCCCTGGTAGGTCAGGGCAGCAACTTTATAGACAGCACACACATCCccagaaatgaaataaagtacTCCCAGAATTCCTCTTTCCTGATCCACTAGCACCATGTCCAGGCATGATAGCTAAATACTGGCAGTAACTGGCTATCTGTTTCACCTCTCTTCCAATAGAGGGCTGGTTGGTGGTTGGGAGGGAGGGAATCAAGCCTTCAGGGTTCTGGGAAAGGCCATAGAAACCATCAAAGCCTCACCCTGGACCCAGGGAGGGTATATGCATTTCCCACGGTCACAGAATGAGTTGGTGTCAGAACTGGTCCAAGAAGTCATCATTTCTGACTTCCAGACTGATGCTCTCACAACGACCTCGTGACTCGGGACTAGCAAGGCCTCACCCACTTTGCTCAACCTCGTCTCGCCTCCCtacttcctccccctgctcatttccttccttttatttctagAAGAGCATCAACCAAGCTCTCTTTAGGTGGCTCTGAATTGGTCCCCATCCCATGCCACTGAGGGGCCCCAAAACTAACCCAGGGGAGGTTGCTCTGTAGGCTTTGCCCCACAGACAGTGAGAGTGACACTTGCTGGCTCCTATTCCAGGGATGTCCTAGTCTGCCCCCAGCTACAGGCTTTGCTATCATGTTTGTGGTTTGTCCTAATAAGGGGGGGAAGAATCCTGCAAGTAAAGCTATGATTACAAATGCACCAAAAATTAGATGAGATATGAAGAATAGCGTTCCTTCCATCAGGAATGGAATTTGGAAAACAAGTGACAGGGACAGGAAGAATTGGAAGACAGTGGCTTTAAGTGCCATGGTGAGGGGAAAATCAAAGTTCTCTAATGTCTAAAATTACAGGAACACTTGAGTGACCTTATGACATTTCCATAGGGTAGAATTTTAAGGGCTCTTAGATATACTTTTAACCTGGCTGTGGTGATTTACACCTGTAAGCCCAGAACTTGagggtagcctgagctacacaaggAGACTGCTAGGAAAAGTAGTTTCTGAAGAATTTGTGGTGGTATAGAAAAATATTCACGATAAGAGAGTAACAGGAAATCATGCGAAAAATCACATGTTAATATGTTAGGATTCCAGATTTGTCTTTAAATACTGGAAAGGCATGGAGCAATGTCCGGGAAGTACATCGGATACAAACTTTAGTTTTAGGCTGCAACATTACCTTTCTTTTGCATCACCTCTAAATTTCACAGACAACTTATATATTAGGTTAAAAGTTAAACTATTTGTGAGACATCAAAATTACTTAGAGCCATTGTAGACAGAAAGAGGATGAGGCAGAAGACTCAACTGTAAAgtctgggtgtgtgtgagagagtctTGGGGAGCCCTGCCTAGGGGTCCGCCATACCAGAATTAGGAAGTGAACACAGTCAGGACCGGAATCTAGACTCTGTGTCCtcactgtgctctctctctctgtctctctctgtctctctctgtctctctctctctctgctttctaatCGAAACATACATGTTTTACTATTGTGGAATCTTGAATGTGCGTTGCTGAAAGAAGTTGGAGACTttaatgaaaaaaaggaaaatgtaggagagaagaaagaggaaggcaagaaagggagagaggaagggagaaagggagaggaaggagggagaaatatgacggaaagggggagaggagagcagaagggaggaaaagaacaagagaggaaggagggaagaagggtcTAAGAAGAAAGACAACAAAGGAGGCAGAAAAGAGTGGGAGTGGGAAGTGggtcagggaggaaggaaggaagaggggaattTTAAATGGTATTTACTAGAAACACCCAGATTGTTGGTTGGGTTGCAGATGACACTGTAAGGAGGTGCCTGTCCTCTCTCTATTCCTCTCAGCGTGTTGGAGACCCCTCACCTTGTCTCTCCCAGCCCCTGGCGAGCCCCAACTCCACCGGGCTACACAGCATCTGCAGCCTCCTCCCCATCCCGCACAGACAGCAGGAACAGAGACACACTGACCATGACGATCTCCAACACTTCGTTTTTGCTGATGGTCCCATTGCCATCTACGTCGTAGAGCGAGAAGGCCCACTCGAGCTTCTGCGTGGGCTTGCCCGCCGTGGTCATGTGCAGAGCAATCACGTACTCCTTGAAGTCCAGCGTACCATCGCTGTTGGCATCGAAGCTGCGGAACACGTGCTGCGCGTAGGCCTTGGGGTCGGAGTCCGGGAAGAACTTGGAATAGATACTTTCGAACTCCTGCTGTGTGATGCGGCCGCTAGGGCACTCCTTCAGGAAGGACTGGTACCAGGCACTCAGCTCCTCCTCTGTGAACTTGGTGTTCAGTTGCAACTCCTCTAGGATCTCCTTGGACAGGGCACCGCTCTTGCTGTTCCCCATGGTGAGGGAGAGTGGGCGCCGTGGGGGGCGGCAGGGACAAGTGTGGTTGCCTGGCTAACAAGGCTGGGTGCTGCTGTGGGGTGGAGACCTAGGTGCTGATGGATTAGGGGGGATTTGCAGTTAGTGCCCAGTccttggagggaggaggggcaccGAACCCTCCTGAGATTAAAATAAAGAGACAAGAGCAGGCACTTACCTTTCCTGCACCTGCTGAGAAGAAAGGAACAACAAGGGACCCTTGAACCCAGCACCCTCTGGCACTCAAGCCCCCAAAGAGCCACACTGCTTCCTGTTTGTCTTCCCCAGCTGAGGGGGTACCTATGGGACCTTGTAATGCAGTGGTTTAGGGGTTGAGGGTCTAAGGCAGCCCTGCCACTTAACCTGTGTCTGCATGAGAGCTTTTCTAATCCTCTCCCCAGTCACATCTGGGTCTAGACTTGGCCTTCTCAGCAAGGCCTTTCATCCACTCTCTGATGGTGTCCTCCCTCACCTCTGCTGGTAAACCCCAAACTGTCTGCCAGAGTGGAAGTGACGGATAGGGAAGGCTTGTGTTCTATGGGGCGTCATTCCCATGGCCAGAACAGTACAAAATAGCTCAAActggctggaggaggagctgaatacacacacacacacacacacacacatatacacacatatatacatacatattcatacctactcatacacacatatatatgcacacacagaaacaaacacacatacatatgcatacagagacataaacacacatatacatatgcacatatacacacatacatgcatattcatatacacatatacatacacatatacatatgcacatatacacatatattgacacacatgtacatatacacatattcatacatatacacatatgtacacatatacacattcacacatagacatacacagatatacacattcacacatattcatacgcacatatacatagacacacatggacatacac
Proteins encoded in this region:
- the Rcvrn gene encoding recoverin — its product is MGNSKSGALSKEILEELQLNTKFTEEELSAWYQSFLKECPSGRITQQEFESIYSKFFPDSDPKAYAQHVFRSFDANSDGTLDFKEYVIALHMTTAGKPTQKLEWAFSLYDVDGNGTISKNEVLEIVMAIFKMIKPEDVKHLPDDENTPEKRAEKIWAFFGKKDDDKLTEEEFIEGTLANKEILRLIQFEPQKVKERIKEKKQ